DNA from Oncorhynchus masou masou isolate Uvic2021 chromosome 5, UVic_Omas_1.1, whole genome shotgun sequence:
tatatatatatatatctcactcactcactacattCACAGGACACTCAATCTCTTTTCCTACATCAGATATGCAGGTGACATTTCCACCAGGATGACAGCACATAATCAGCAAAACGGAGATGCTCTTCATCCGAGGGACTGCCTGCCCATTCTCAGATGTTAGATAATCAGAGATGATCACTTCATTTACATTCCAGCCCTAACCTGAACGTTCTGCTTCTTCCTCCACACCATCCAGCGATGACCCCAAGATGCTAAGTCAGAGCCTTGTCAGCTCCAGATTTGACTACTTCAACTCACATCCTGCTGGAATCCCTGCATTCTCAGATTCCCCTCTGTTATTAATCTCTATATTGTAATCAATAAAAAGTGTTTCAAAATCCTGTACTTTTATTAACATAAATGTTCAGATCGCACCTGAGAAGGGGTGTAATATATCCAGATGGGtgtgtggtacccttcctcaccCATGCCAAAAAGATGTTACTTCTTGTGGGGTCATACTTACTTTCAAGGCAATGTACAATGAACCTACTGAAAGAATACTGACTAAAAGGCTAAACAGAACTGTCAAATGATATTATAGCTGTGTTGTTGTATACTTAAAATCTTAAGTGTTAGAATCTTAAGTGTAACAATTTTGTTGAGGAAAACAACTGAAATGTCCAATTGTTTTCCCCAGTTTGCGGTATTCTGAAGGAGGAGTCAATTTGTCTTTTCAAATACAGACAAAGATGTTAACATCACGAGAGAAGAAATAGCTGTCACTCTCCTCAAACACTTGTATGTTCAATTTCtaatttaataaaaaaacattgaTATGGATCTTTCAAGGTTAACTTTGATCCAACTTCTGACGAGATGGCCAGAAGTTGGATCAAAGTTTACAAAAAAACACATAACAATTCCCTTGTTCCCCGTTTGCTCAAGATTTATAGACGACTTGACATTATGTTTTGCTAGATAACCTGAGCCACTTCTGTGGGGAGGTGGACAATAATGAGGAAGACACTAACTGGGTAATTGCTTATTAGTACTTATACAAATTCTTACTCCTAAAAATGTGGCTTTGGAATTGAACATTTCTAGAGGTAGCATCATCTGCTTTGTCTGATAATAAATGAAATAATTGTATTTaatgttttaaatatatttaacatTTTTCATCATAAATTTCAGATTGGTTGTGCCCACGATGGTTCCACCAGTCCTGTATGAAAACCATCTCATCATTGTAGGATTATGTCTGAGCTGCCTGTCAGGACTAGGTAAGGCTTGAGTTCCAGGCGACGGTATCACCTGGAAAACGTTCCATAAAAAGTGGACTAAATGTTCAGTCGAGCGGTTGCAGCTTTCCAATATTTGTTTGTTATTTGTCTTTTTTAGGGGGGCTTTTCGGCACAACACATGTTTAGGGGAGGGTTTCGCCGGGGAGTGGACTTTAcaagtaggcagtcattgtaaataaaaatgtgttcttaaatgacttgcctagttaaataatgtttAAAAACAAATAACATAGCATTTCTGTGCTAGCGTTTAGCATGTTGTCACTTTCCTCTTCTGCTATCTACAATACGAGACGAGCTGGTTTCAGTGAAACTGTCTAGTAAAACACAAGCAAATGAGCAATGTGATTGATGTTGAGTGTTAGCTAGTTTGACAACTAGGTTAGCTAGCCAAGTGTTCTGCTAGCAAagggctaacgttagctggctaaaCTGTTATGGTACTTTATACTAACGAGATTGCAGCCTCACTTTACATAACTATCTACGTAATTTACCTATTTAATTAATAATTGAACCATTATTTATTTGCTTACCTGATGAAAATTGTACCCCTGCCTCGGACAATAAATATCAACCGACAGTCTCTGATGTGTAGAACGTCACAAATGTGAGTGTGTTATTATTCGTAACGTCGTTGCCACACACATGACGTATACACAAGCTTTGTTTCCTTTTGGCTCGAAGGGGGGATATATCCACTCAATTGATGGATCCAGTCTCTTTTAAAATTAAATGTTAACTTTTGTGACATTAAAATCTCATATAGTGTACAGCCTAATAATGCAATTGGAATTACATGAGCTAACTTTATATTGTAACAGACACTTATCCAAACAATTTATAGGAGCAAGTAGGGTTAAGTGCCCTGCTCaaggcagatttttcacctaatcAGTTCAGGGATAAGAAACAGCGagctttcggttactggctcttatctgctaggctacctgccgcttgTGTGCATAATGCTTAATGGTTCTCTTGAGCGTACAGAGAATAGGCAAATTATCTTGAAACATGCCACCCCCTCCTTCCCCAAAACTCACACAGAAAAATGAGACATAAATTACACCTGTTTTACATATTTAATGACTCTTTAATACAGTTACATCTTAAATACAATTCAACTATGCTAAACCAGCTAATTGACGCAATGAAGTCCATATCAACAGGCAACATTTTACATGACAACATAATACTACAGCCGGGTATTGAGTACAGTACATTCTTGAGCTGAGCAGGCTATCCTTGGAAAACGTATCAAATATATAGTCACAACTCTTGACGTTTCTTTGGAACCTTCTTGTGTATGATTATACACAGATTAAGCACAGAACATATTACTTTTCAGTAAGGCTTTCAACATGCCCCAAAAGGCACAGGCAAAAGAAATCATAAATAATTGTGACACTGTAGTTCAGTGTCATTGGAATAATTGGGTGTGCATAATAGCATAACTTTTATCTAAATTAAAAGGATATTGTGTGCCCCTACTGACTAGTGGCTTTTGGTGCAAATTGCCAGAAATCTCATCACTTTATGCAGGTTATTAATGAAAACATTCAACACAAACCAACTCAAAACACAGCAGAATGCCAAACACATTCATACAAATAGCAACATCTCAATATTTAATATACAGCCATTGTACAGTCTTCTGTTATTCTACATATCAATATCCTATTAAGAATATGTGATGAGAAAAACATCTTATCACACCACGACTATGTCAAATATTTCCTTCAAGTATCTCAGAGCATCTGTTAAAATATGGGGTATTTGCACAGTTTTGGTTTCAGTGGTAATGGTTAACAAGCTACATTTATTAATAGTCGCATGTCTGTAATAATTGGTTAAAAGGCAAGGTTCCCAAATAAGCTTTGAGTTGCTTAGAAATATTGTGTAAAACATTTCCTCAACCATGAATATAATCAAAGGGACAATTCAGCGAGAATTTCATAAGAAAGGTATTGAAGCTACACTATGATAATTAGGACCGTAGTACTTTTCTTATTCCATGTTTACATATTTCTGTTACTCCTTTATGTTATCTGAAGACAGTAAGTAATTGACAGATAAATACATTCATTTACATGACAACTTCCCTTTTAAGATCACTGGACTAACTTCTAATCTAAAATATATACCGTATATTCTTATTGTAAATGGTTCCACACAAACCATATATGACCACAATATCAAATTATCCTACTATGTTTTTCTGTGTTCATGTCATGTGATGGCTAAAAAATGGCAAAAATGCTTTATGCTGCAGTAGTGGGAAAGGATGTCATAATACCATAACATGCTGCCACATATATTCAACAAGACATAAAGGGTCTCTGATACACATAAGGCATCATGTTTGATCTCTATTGGCATACATAAAAATAAGTGTTATAGTTGTGCCACCAGTGGTTTCAGATATTTGGCATGCAGGGAAATTATTATATGATGTGGAAGGCCATAGGGACATGGAGGATAGGATGAGCAGAACTTCAGTGTCACAGGGATAGACTGAGGCACCAGCTGAACTTGAAGGTGACTTCATAGTCACTCAGAAGCGGACACAGCCACTAGTTTCTTCTGGGCTGTCATAGTCGATTCCTTCACACAGGGAGTCCttgaaacagaaacagacatgATTAATATTCTCAGTCGATGGTTAACATGAGTCCAAACACTCTGACCAATTATTGTCTTGAAGACAGGTCTTACATTACTACTAGTGTTTTGCCTCAGAGAGACCAATGAAAAGAAACATCCCTGCTAGGGATTTTTTTCTCCTGATACACCATCATCATTATAAAACAAAGAGGGAACAAAATTATTAGTACTATTAGTAGTGAAGTGTATGTCCTTGCACTGAAATTATGATGAAGCATCATATTGTATGATATCAGTTTAAGATGCTATAcatgcctcccgggtggcgcattggttaagggtgctgtactgcagtgccagctgtaccaccagagactctgggttcgtgaccaggctctgtcgtaaccggccgtgaccgggaggtccgtggggcaacgcacaattggcctagcgtcgtccgggttagggagggtttgaccggtagggaaatccttgtctcatcgcacaccagtgactcctgtggcgggcagggcgcagtgcgcgctaaccaaggttgccgacacattggtgcggctggcttccgggttggatagcgctgtgttaagaagcagtgcggcttcgttgggttgtgtatcggaggacgcatgactttcaaccttcgtctctcccgagcccgtacaggagttgtagcgatgagacaagatagtagctactaaacaattggataccacgaaattggggaggaaaaaggggcaaaaaaaataatttaaaaaagatGCTATACATACCCCATTGTCTTAGTGAGATGACATCTCATGTAAAAACAGAAATTAAATTGGTGGAGTTCTGCGGGAATTTTTCTTAAATACTCACAGACAACAGCTTCCTATCCGAGGCTGTGACGAcacagaaagggaagagacagaagagataGAAATGGGGAGACTAGCTGAAGCACTGAACTCACAACAAAGCAAAGCGAACCAACACACTCAGATCAAAACAGCAACGTTGAATATGCATCTCAAAACATCAACATGTCTATTTACGACCCTTGTATGGCATTGATCTCTGACGCTAATTGTTGTTCAGTGCATGTTTTTCCTAAGATCACCATATGACTAATGTATAACACCTGGTTACTGGAAAACTTGTGAACTGTGTATCATCTGGAATGATACTTAAGTGATCTATTCATAAGATGTAAATGAGTAGAAGTTAGTGGTGCAGTTTAATTAGGACAGGCATAGTGCTGTGCATATTCAAGATGGAGACACAGCCCATGAAGAAAAGGGGAGGCCATGTAAAGACAAACAGCTGATGTTGGGGGAGAGACATACATAATATAAAGAGGGGAAGCCACCAACAAGACCATAGCATGTCAGGGAGACGTCCACTCTGTTTTTATTACAGAGTCTGAATTATCAAGGGGATTTAAGGGTGATGGGATGCTAAGGATAAAGAAGGGATTGGCTTGGGTGGcaggtggaaggagggaggggactgagTTGAATTATGAGTGATTAATTAAGAGGGCACCATCCATTTCTGACACTGACTTGGctttgctgcagcaccccctctGGCATCTCGGGGAACTGCAGGGCTGATGGGGTGGGGCGTTGGGGGAGCCAGGGACGGTTGCCGGCACTGTAGAGCCTGGGTCGCTTGAACTGGTCGTGACTGCACAGGGGGGTGTAACTATTCCGCCGGATGGGAGCTGGGTCCCTCGAGACCTTATCCTGGTTGGAGATGGGGAAACACCAGGTGCATTAAAGAAAGAGACCCGGGAACACACAGCGTGACTGGGACAATTCCCCAAAACACAGCAATCAAACAATCGTTCTCCTTGACCAACCAATACAATAGTACTTTTGCTATGGAATATGAAAAAGTTGATTGTGCATAGTTAAACCGATTCCACTTAATTCTGCTCCTCTCAAATATTGTCTATGGCATCTCACTAATAGCTCAGACACACCGGTAGCATTGTGAAACGTTTGCCTGCCGACTACTTAGCACTTCTGAACAGTGTCGGCAGTCTCTCTTTTTTGTGTTCACACAGCAAAGACCTTGAAGTCGTCAGCCACTCAGCCTTGTTAAAATAGTCCAAAAACAGAAGGTGGCAGTAGCTTTATTTGGAAATGCATGTTGTTTTATGGTCTACAGTCACGACGAGTTCAAGCGGCccaatattagctagctatataGCTAGTGGCGCTAATGTTACTATTGTTTTAGACAGCCCTTGTTGATATAGCTAGATGGCCACAGCTAGATAACTCACTAGCAAGATGACAAATTAACAATTTAATTCACTCTCCATGGTCACTACAGCTCATAGATACATTTTTttgctagctggctaacgttatgGTTAGCATTATTCGCTAGCTAGCGAGATGTGCTAGCTAGGTAAAGTTAAGACACTGCATTTACTCTCAGCAGCCAGCTACCGGCAGCTGCTTCATGGAAAATAATCCATTGTGATTTAATTATCATTTTACTAGCTAGTGGCCAGATTGCTAGATTTGTAAACTATTTAGTGTTGTGTGCATTGTGCTGCACTTACCACCCCGTTTGTTTCATATGAAGTGTGTGTAACTGCCTTGtcagttatctagctagctaactaataaGCTAGTGCAAACCTAAAACAAtatgtaaatatgttttttttttattatgcAGCTTTATTGTTTTAGTGGTGTCTGTGTTCGCAAGCAGGGAAAGGTGATCAGTCATAGCTTCGTACAAGTTAAATATAAAGTCACACTAACTACTCATTTATCCAGACATAGCTTGAGCTAGTTTGGTTAAAGAGGTTCCGTGAAGCATGTGATAtgtgagcagaacagagcagggaTGACAAAAAGGAGCAAAGCCTTGCCACTGAGGATAACATGCAATGTTACTTACAAGTGGTCGGTCGCGATGTGTGTTCACTGCCTCCACGTTAAGGTAAAACATTTCCACTTTACAGCCTGGGGATAGTTGCAGAGATAAATTCATGTTCCCATTCCTAATTGtcaaactaaactcagcaaaaaaagaaacgtccccttttcaaggccctgtctttcaaagataattcgtaaaaatccaaataacttcacagattttcattataaagggtttaaacactgtttcccatgcttgtacaattaatgaacatgcacctgtggaatggtcgttcagacactaacagcttatagaCGGTAGGctattaaggtcacagttatgaaaacttaggacactaaagaggcctttctactgactctgaaaaacaccaaaagaaagatgcccagggtccctgctgcATCTGCGTGAACTagtgttaagaacaaattcttattttcaatggcaacagaagaacgacagatttgtaccttgtcagctcgggggtttgaacttgcaaccttccggttactagaccaacgctctaaccactaggctatgccaGGGCAATAAATTCACAATGGCCgtacctaagacagcgctacagcgagacaggacggacagctgatcgtccttgcagtggcagaccacgtgaaACAATACCTGCAAAGGATCGGTAcagccgaacatcacacctgcgggacaggtacagaatggagacaacaactgcccgatttacaccaggaatgcacaatccctccatcagtgctcaaactgtctgcgagaggctgaactgagggcttgtaggcctgttgtaaggcaggtcctcaccagacatcaccggcaacaatgttgcctatgggcacaaacccaccgtcactggacgagacaggactggcaaacagtgctcttcactgacgagtctcggttttgtctcaccaggggtgatggtcggattcgcgtttatcgttgaaggaatgagcgttacaccgaggcctgtactctggagcggaatcaatttggaggtggggggtccgttatggtctggggtggtgtgtcacagcatcatcagactgagcttgttgtcattgtaggcaatctcaacgctgtgcattacaggaaatatatcctcctccctcatgtggtaccctttctgcaggctcatccaacatgacaatgccaccagccatactgctcgttctgtgcgtgatttcctgcaagacaggaatgtcagtgttttgccatggccagcgaagagcccggatctcgacctattggatcggagggtgagggctagggccattccccccagaaatgtccgggaacttgcaggtgccttgatggaagagtggggtaacatctcacagcaagatctggcaaatctggtgcagtccatgaggagatgcactgcagtacttaatgcagctggtggccacaccagatactgactgttacttttgttttgacccccccttttgttcagggacacaattcaatttctgttagtcacatgtctgtggaacttgttcagtttatgtctcagttgcagtattttgttatgttcatacaaatatttacacatgttaagtttgctgaaaataaatgcagttgacagtgagaggacatttctttttttgctgagtttactagTGGTAATAGAAGAATTCCATCAGATGTGAACATAACACAATGTAATTGTCAATTTATTCTGCCGTAAGTCTAATGAACACAAAGTCTTACCATAGGCAACAGGGCTGAGCTTGAGCACTGTGTGCAGTGGACATTTCAGGTAGGGTAGGTCATCTACGAAATacatagtttaaaaaaaagtatcaaTGACTTCTGGTGTTTGTGACACTGTCAGcaagtgtgtactgtatggtgtGTGCTCACCCACCTGCACTCTTGTCCAGGAAGTAGGCTAGCAGGCAGCGCATGACAGCCTGGTGACAGATGACCAGCACATTGCCTTGTCTCTCTAGCTCCATGATGACAGGCTCTAACCTCTGCACTAGGTCCTGGTAGGACTACAGGTGGGGAGAAGGGACACACTGAGCTTTAGCTATCCCTAACAAGATAAGGGCTCCATATTGTGGTAAGGGGGTAGGACTTTACCTCTCCTCCTAGGTAGCGGTAGTGGTACTTGTCTTGGTCCCTCAGGGCAAACTCTTCTGGAAAGGAGTTCTGGATCATATCATACGTCATCTCCTCACAAACTCCCTAACAGATGGGAAAGAGTGAACTCTAGAAACTGTGCCTTGGCAGTTGAGTTGCCAGATAATGATCAATCATTACTTATTATTCAAACAATGAATATAACAAGTCCTTTATCAAATATCAAATTCATTTTAATCACAAATGGTGTCTATCTAAATGAAACCATCATGTTATtcattactttagaccagtgaTAAATCAGAGGGGAAGTCAGTACTGACAGCATCTATCTCGTTGAGGATCTTCCACTGTTCGTAGGGCACAATCAGCTCCTCAGCAGTCTGGATGGTACGTCTCAGCTGGCTTGTCCACACCTTCAGGTCCGACAGTTTGTGCTCCTCGATGAAGCCGCGCAAGGCATGGGCAAACTGGACCAGAAAGGGCAAAGAGAGATTGGTGTCAATAACAGGCCCATCTATCAGGGGACTCTTACTGTACATGATCATGGTAAACATGCTATTAACTATTTAAGAGTACATGACCAGATAACCAGTGTTTCCTCAAATTTAAAGTACAGGAGCTTTAATTAGTCTTTTCCATTCGATGTTCAACTAAGTCTAAATAGAAATCGGTAGGATCCACTGACTCAAAGACAAAGGTCAGTATTATGCCTGACTGCTCAATAGAGATTGATAGAGGCTTCTACTTGCCAAAAGGCCGTATTAGCATTAGCACACTGAGGGCTTTCAtcattttaatgtagtcaacaGGGTGGGCCTTCaaacttcattggctgatccctcctggttaccctgttggagtcatgtccaacTGAGTCATTAGGAGGGATTAGCCAATCGTgaagaagaaaattgactacttcaaaatggagatggcctcaataGTGCTGCCCATGCTAtcacagatgctataatggcACAGGTACAAAGATGAATCCTCTATCTCTATGGACTGGTCTCTCTGCACAAGGCCGAACTGTCATGGCAGACAGGACACATACCCGTTTTCCCCCTGGGGAGAGCTCCGAGTCGCCTCCAATACGGCCCTCCGTGTTATGATTGCTCTCTCCATGCCGGCACAGGTAGAGCGAGTGAGAGTGCACTTGAATGTTCATGAGGTAGTACACTATCCTACTCTGGATGTAGTCTTGCACCCGGTTCACCAGGAAGCGCCGGCCCACATTCTCCACCTTGATAAAGGATAGGTCCCTACGGGAGACATAGTAACACAATTGTCTAAGTATTCTGTCTCCATCTGGTGGCATTCATCTGACCTTGCAGCAAATTTACAGCAATTCTCGAGAACTACAAATGTTAATGCCTATTAGGTATAACACATGATGATCGGTATGGACAGTTGCCTCTAATTGAAGCAATGTCCTATTCAATTGCAACACACGGAGACAGACAATATGCTTTGGTCATTCTTACTTGTCATACTCATCGGGATCCAAAGGTTGGTATGTAACCTTATAGCACTCTATGCGTTTGAGAAAGTCAtccattactctctctctgtgcctctctgggTAGTCTGGACTGGACACCTTCACCTCCTGTTTAGAGATATGACACATTAGAATGTGTGCAAAGAAAAATGAAAGTCATGACAAGGATATAGTCAGTGTATAAATAGGTTAGTTTTGACCCTGGCCTGGGGTCATAGTAAAGCATTACAATCCCACATGGTGACATCGGAACATACCAGAATATTAGCAGCAATGACTTCTGGGTCATCACACACAGACTCCACAAAGAACACCTGTTGGAAAGAAAGCAGCTCAGACTGTGCCACTAAAATATACTGCCTCACCACAGGGCTGGATGCAGTGTCGTTACACAGAGTAACATTATATGGAGATACAAACACAAAAATATATTTGGCAATTTAGCACATTTTTACCTTGAATGCATTCTCTTTCCCAAAATCAAGAAtgaggtctctcctctcccttgttGTGTTTGTTGCATCAAATACCTAATCAAAGCAAACATCCCAAAATGGGTGGATAAATATATTGAACAGACAAAAAGGAATCTAAAGGAAAGAGTAGATGCCTTACAGCAATTTGTCCTGCTTCTTCAGTTAGATATCCTTTCACATCCTCCAGGGCTACCAGAGCACACTGtctgtgggagaggagagggaaatacAATGACAGTAGTCTTAATTTGCATCAAAGGGCTCAACAGTGGGTCTGCAGAAAAGGGGGCAGGTATGCATTCCAACCTCAGATAATATAGCTATATTGTTTTTATACTCAATCTTAAAGGCCCCAGTATCATTTTGTGTTTGATTCTATGGTGAGCAGTCCAGTAGACCAGAATGTTACTGTATACCCATCTTTCTTCTGTATAGACATCTGAATAGTAACACTGACAGAACAGTGAGGGAACATACCAATGCAACATTTTGTAAGAGTGAGTGAGTGCCAGAAATATATTTAGATCAGCATTCTGTGATGTTGTCATGAGCAGTAAAGCCATTTACAGGTCCATAAAGGGCAATTCAGATGTCTCATTAAGTTATTATTCTGAATCAAGTTTTGTGCTTGCTTAGAAAACTTTCAGCTAGTTGGAAAATAGTAATCCATCACAAATTACTATTAAAACTAAGAAAATGTCCACTTGAATCCCacaactggtgtgtgtgtgtgtacacacacattcTATTAATATAATATGAGTCTTTTGTACACTGAATATCTGCTTGCACAGTAGACAGTGTGTTGGTTCAGAAACTCACTAGCCATTGACGCAGCAGCCAGGGCTGCAAAGTACACCTGTGAAATCATGCATGAGAGAACCTGGTGTGCTGCTGGAGTAATAAGATTGACTCAGATCTGACCATGTTGATGGAAACAATACTTGATTAATTACCGTTTTTTCCTAACATGTTACAATTGATAGAAAACTTTGTCTG
Protein-coding regions in this window:
- the LOC135540097 gene encoding 6-phosphofructo-2-kinase/fructose-2,6-bisphosphatase 2-like isoform X2, with amino-acid sequence MAERADWASDQCSNSLIGSHIADCLGPCPSRAFGNLAQQGHNSTMSATIQRETSSENSAEAKKTELRVNEKKCLCMYVCLSFCSAWASYMTNSPTVIVMIGLPARGKTYMSKKLTRYLNWIGVPTKVFNLGVYRREAVKAYKSYDFFRHDNKEAMEIRKQCALVALEDVKGYLTEEAGQIAVFDATNTTRERRDLILDFGKENAFKVFFVESVCDDPEVIAANILEVKVSSPDYPERHRERVMDDFLKRIECYKVTYQPLDPDEYDKDLSFIKVENVGRRFLVNRVQDYIQSRIVYYLMNIQVHSHSLYLCRHGESNHNTEGRIGGDSELSPGGKRFAHALRGFIEEHKLSDLKVWTSQLRRTIQTAEELIVPYEQWKILNEIDAGVCEEMTYDMIQNSFPEEFALRDQDKYHYRYLGGESYQDLVQRLEPVIMELERQGNVLVICHQAVMRCLLAYFLDKSADDLPYLKCPLHTVLKLSPVAYGCKVEMFYLNVEAVNTHRDRPLDKVSRDPAPIRRNSYTPLCSHDQFKRPRLYSAGNRPWLPQRPTPSALQFPEMPEGVLQQSQDSLCEGIDYDSPEETSGCVRF